AGGCGCCGGCGATGCGGTCGCTGAGTGGCAGGCAGCCGTACGTGGACGCCGTCCGGTCACGACTGGCCGCGAAGCCCACGAACCCGACCCACAAATGTGGGCCCAGTACAGCGACGAAGTCGCCCGACTCCGTGAGACGCTGCGCTCGGTCCCGCTGGATGATCACGCGAGCTGGGCGCACGTTGCCCGCGAGACATCAGGTGCCTTCGCAGCCTGGTCCACCGCGACCGAGGCAACGCCAGGCCCTCTCGCGGCAGCAGCAGACGAGCTGTCCAAGACGGCACAGCTGCGCCGCTACCCGGTCCGGCCTATCCGCAGCGTCGGACCATCGGCCCGCGGAGCTTCTCTCATGCTGATGGCAGCGTCGATGGGCGGCACCGGAACTGCCGCGCAGGCGATCATGCTGCGCCAGCTGCTCAACGTCGCCAAGGCCGTCCACGACATGCACAAGGCATCCAACGACGTGCGCCGCGCACGCCAGATCAGCCACATGGTCAAGCACCAACTCAGCCAGGTCGCTGCGGCGTTGCCCAGCGTCCCCGCGACACAGCCATCGGTAGAGGATGAAGCGGCAGCGGCAGTTCAAGTAAGTGCCGCCGGCCAGGTTTCGGGACGCTCTTCCGGGTCCGTGCTGCCGCCCAAGTACATTCCCGCGCGCACCGACACCACTCGAAGTACTACGACCCGCCCGGACATCGAGAGATAACACCAACAAGGGGAACCATGAGCGAATCTGACGGCATCGAAGAAGCAATCGAGGGAATGTCCCGCGTTGGGCTAACCGTCGCCGGCCGGCTCGGTGAGCAGCTGGCCAGGGCACGCGAGCAAGAGCTGCGCCGCGCCCAGGCAGCAGAGGAACAGCAAGCCCGCGAATTGCAGGCCCGGTTCGACGCGGAGCGGTCAGCTGCCCGTGCCCAGCTCGCCCCGGTCATGGACAACCGGTGGTGGGACACAGCCACCGGGCGCGACATCGAAAGGATGCACGAGGCGGCAACCTCCTGGAAGGACCACGACCCGGCAGCCCGCGACGCGGCAGAGGTAATTCGCGACCAGGTGCAGCGCCGTTACGGGTTGGACGTGGACAACCTCGGCGCCGATGAAGAGTCCGTAGCCGAGGCCTTGGCAAAAGCCGAACGGGACCGCGAACAGGCAGGCCAGGAACGCCGCGCCAGCCAAGACGAGAATGCCCAGGCTGCCCAGCTGCTGGCCGAGGCCGACCGGGAAGACCGGGACCGTGAACAAGACGTCACCGAAGAGAACGAACGCCCTGAAGCGCTGCAGGAGGATGCCGGCACCAGGTACGACTCAGCCGAACGCCGACAGGAACTAGCCGCCAGCCTGGACGGCGTAGCCGACCGCGAAGCCGTGCAGGCACGGCTCAGCGCAGACCAAGACCAAGGAACGCCGCCCAGCGCCGCCGTGGCCAAGGCGCCAGGACGCAGTCCGAAGGCCCGCAAGACACGCGGAGCCAACGGCCAGACGAAGCTCCTGCAGAAAGGTATGAGCCGGTAGGTTCCGTAGCGTCGTGCTCTTGGGAAACCGCTCTTTGGAAACCGCCTGACTCTGGCCTGGCATCTTGTCCCAAGGTGGGACAGGACGGTTACCGGCATTCAAGTCCGTAGAGGGCGAGCACATAGGTGAGATCGGTATCGTTTCGGTGGATTTCCGCCTCGGCTTCGACCCGGACAGGGTCGAGGCCTAGCCGGTCATCCTGCCGGCGTAGCCAGTAGGCCCAGCAATGACCTCCACCGTACTTTGAGTGTGCCCGGACGCCGGCGGCGTAGTTCCCGTCATCCAGTACTTGCTCACGAAGCCATTCGGCGATTGCGGTGGTCGCGCCGCGGTCCTCGCCGGCAAGTGTGCCCAGGGTGATGGTGCCGATGCCGAAGGCATCGTCGAGTGTCGGACCGAGGTGGCGGTTCAGGGCGGCGATTGATTCGGCGGCGGTCAGATCGACCCAGCGGTTGGGTTCGTTGATCCGCAGCGTGTACATCAGGCGCCCGTCCCGCCAGTTTGCCGGCAACCAGCCGGGCACCATGTTGCCGTTTCTGGT
This portion of the Pseudarthrobacter phenanthrenivorans Sphe3 genome encodes:
- a CDS encoding RES domain-containing protein; the encoded protein is MTGICSGTGLAYIEGPITGYRIAKSSYGPLNPLPRSAGAPDRSSWSRFDTPGSTVYLAGDRRTAYAETLAMARVGKDFRDAVAFAARQFDLPVEVAQKMIHDDWTRNGNMVPGWLPANWRDGRLMYTLRINEPNRWVDLTAAESIAALNRHLGPTLDDAFGIGTITLGTLAGEDRGATTAIAEWLREQVLDDGNYAAGVRAHSKYGGGHCWAYWLRRQDDRLGLDPVRVEAEAEIHRNDTDLTYVLALYGLECR